From the genome of Scytonema hofmannii PCC 7110, one region includes:
- a CDS encoding ABC transporter ATP-binding protein: MKAIATLEKFSYLYPSSPEPVLRDISLEIYSGEFLGVIGPTGAGKTTLCLALNGIVPQFYGGRFFGHITVVGKDTLECPISELARYVGMVFEDPEMQLTSTSVENEIAFALENLCVPRDEIFRRIPRVLEAVRLEGCETKNPQDLSGGQKQRLAIAATLALQPTLLILDEPTSQLDPIGAEEVFATVKELNQELGISILMVSHAAEEMAQFADRLAFLSDGQLLDVGTPNQIYSRIEQLTQHNLRPPQVAQTFYLIEQRKIPISQIPVTLPQGLSLLSKLSTENQIVPPPQFSQAEKSTKTPLLSVQNLSHIYEDGTQSLRDVSLNIHRGEYVLIVGQNGAGKSTLVKHFLNLLQPSQGKVYVDNQETRTLSVSHLARSIGYVAQNPDNQIFNTTVEKEVSFALRNLGYSRKVVEQRTYESLKSMDLWEERHLHPLALPKGDRARIVIAAILAMNPEIIIFDEPTIGQDYRGACSILDVSRELHQTGKTIIVITHHLYLMTEYAQRVVVMGQGTILLDAPIRQAYHQTELLQSTYLTPPQAVLLSQKLSELTNQDYPLLTPQELANCFK, from the coding sequence ATGAAAGCGATCGCTACTTTAGAAAAATTCTCTTATCTTTACCCTAGTTCTCCTGAACCAGTATTAAGAGATATCTCCTTAGAAATTTACTCAGGAGAATTTTTAGGAGTCATCGGACCGACGGGTGCAGGTAAAACTACACTGTGTCTGGCGCTGAATGGAATTGTCCCCCAATTTTACGGGGGACGTTTTTTCGGACATATTACAGTGGTGGGAAAAGACACTCTTGAGTGTCCAATCTCTGAGTTAGCGCGTTATGTAGGGATGGTATTTGAAGACCCCGAAATGCAACTCACTTCGACCTCTGTAGAAAATGAAATTGCTTTTGCTCTGGAAAATTTATGCGTTCCCAGAGATGAAATTTTTAGGCGGATTCCCCGTGTCTTAGAAGCAGTGCGCTTAGAAGGCTGTGAAACAAAAAATCCTCAAGACTTATCTGGTGGACAAAAACAGCGTTTAGCTATTGCTGCTACCTTAGCCTTACAACCTACCCTACTTATTCTTGATGAACCGACCTCTCAATTAGACCCGATTGGTGCTGAGGAAGTTTTTGCGACTGTCAAAGAACTCAATCAAGAATTAGGGATTTCAATTCTTATGGTTTCCCATGCGGCTGAAGAAATGGCTCAATTCGCCGATCGCTTGGCTTTTTTATCTGATGGTCAACTCTTAGATGTGGGAACGCCCAATCAAATTTATTCTCGTATTGAACAATTAACACAACACAACCTGCGTCCACCTCAAGTCGCTCAAACTTTTTACTTAATAGAGCAACGCAAAATTCCCATTAGTCAAATTCCCGTGACTCTCCCTCAAGGTTTGTCTTTGTTGAGCAAGTTATCAACAGAAAATCAGATTGTCCCACCCCCTCAATTTTCTCAAGCTGAAAAGAGTACAAAAACGCCTTTGCTGTCTGTGCAAAACTTAAGTCACATCTATGAAGATGGAACACAATCATTACGTGATGTATCTCTCAATATTCATCGGGGGGAATATGTGCTAATTGTTGGGCAAAATGGCGCAGGAAAAAGTACCTTGGTTAAGCATTTCCTCAACCTTTTACAACCATCTCAAGGAAAGGTCTATGTTGATAATCAAGAGACTAGGACTCTGTCGGTTAGTCATTTAGCTCGTTCCATTGGCTATGTTGCTCAAAATCCTGATAACCAAATTTTTAATACGACAGTAGAAAAAGAAGTCTCGTTTGCTTTACGAAATCTGGGTTACTCGCGCAAAGTCGTAGAGCAACGAACCTATGAAAGTCTGAAGAGTATGGACTTATGGGAAGAACGCCATCTTCATCCCCTTGCTTTACCTAAAGGCGATCGCGCTCGGATTGTGATTGCTGCGATTTTAGCTATGAACCCAGAAATCATTATTTTCGATGAACCAACTATCGGACAGGATTATCGGGGAGCTTGCTCAATTTTGGACGTAAGTCGTGAATTGCATCAGACGGGAAAAACCATAATTGTAATTACTCATCATTTATATCTAATGACCGAATACGCCCAACGGGTTGTTGTTATGGGACAAGGAACTATCCTACTCGACGCGCCTATACGTCAAGCTTATCATCAAACGGAATTGTTACAATCAACCTATTTAACTCCCCCGCAAGCAGTTTTGTTATCTCAAAAACTCTCCGAACTCACCAATCAAGATTATCCTTTACTTACTCCTCAGGAATTAGCCAATTGTTTTAAGTAG
- a CDS encoding energy-coupling factor transporter transmembrane component T family protein: MGIKNFQTVKRDSIFTRIDFRTKLVLIGTITLIAFIWESPITGGLLTLSVTIACLVAGVKLNYLGTLLKIMIPFYIFLLLSMGFFNVSQVKLLTHKEELTPLLTVPSSWWLVGGAKMSVEGILYGINVMFKTLTMVLVIPLGIFTTDVNQMIVSMVKAKIPYKIVFIFSSTLRFFPVLFEEIQAIIEAQRLRGLAFEKMGWLQRTRVYATVAVPLILNAMTKSQTLEVVLQSKAFSGSSQRTYLHESILKTTDYFIIGSCVGLFVLALIVYFGLGVGQFAWLIYS, translated from the coding sequence ATGGGAATTAAAAATTTTCAGACTGTAAAACGAGATTCAATCTTTACTCGTATAGATTTCCGCACAAAATTAGTGCTGATTGGAACAATAACCCTGATTGCTTTTATCTGGGAAAGCCCTATTACTGGAGGTCTGTTAACTTTAAGTGTTACCATTGCTTGTCTTGTAGCAGGAGTCAAGTTAAATTATTTGGGTACTCTGTTGAAAATTATGATTCCTTTTTATATATTCCTCTTACTGAGTATGGGGTTTTTTAATGTCTCTCAGGTAAAATTATTAACCCACAAGGAGGAATTAACTCCGTTGTTGACTGTCCCTTCAAGTTGGTGGTTGGTTGGAGGAGCAAAAATGTCAGTAGAAGGGATTTTATATGGAATAAATGTCATGTTTAAAACCTTGACAATGGTTCTGGTGATTCCGCTAGGAATTTTCACAACTGATGTGAATCAGATGATTGTCAGTATGGTTAAGGCTAAAATTCCTTATAAAATTGTGTTTATTTTTTCGTCTACTTTACGCTTTTTTCCCGTGCTTTTTGAAGAAATACAAGCCATTATTGAAGCCCAACGATTAAGGGGACTAGCTTTTGAAAAAATGGGTTGGCTGCAACGGACTCGAGTCTATGCTACCGTTGCAGTCCCCCTCATTTTAAATGCAATGACTAAATCCCAAACCCTAGAAGTGGTGTTACAATCGAAGGCTTTTTCTGGAAGTTCTCAGAGGACTTATCTTCATGAGTCCATACTTAAAACGACAGATTATTTCATCATAGGAAGCTGCGTAGGATTATTTGTCCTAGCTTTAATTGTCTATTTCGGGTTGGGCGTTGGTCAGTTTGCTTGGCTGATTTATTCTTAA
- a CDS encoding non-ribosomal peptide synthetase, protein MTQKEHVVSLMLRLQNIGCRIWAEDDKLRIRTSKNVLTSELKQEIQTHKADILAFLNAAKAKTVMAEEIPLISADTPKPLSFAQQRLWLLAQLQGSSATYNMPIALQLFGNLNIDALRSSLAYLLNRHASLRMYFPTVAGQPQVVIQNLDAIEVLTMELGSREWGVGSRGWEKVFPMPNAQCPIPNPQSPISHSPLPTPHSPILQHLIDAHAREPFDLNTGPLFKAKLLQLKEQKYVLLVNMHHIVSDGWSMGVFVRELQQAYTAFARGQTPNLTPLPIQYSDYANWQRNWLQGEVLENQIDYWKHQLKDATSLLELPTDYPRSAHQSYRGKRYLYSLTPELSDAIKTFSQQQGASLFMTLLAALSILLSRYSRQNDLCIGSPIANRTHSQTELLIGFFVNTLVLRNQIKPEQSFIEFLQQTRQTCLDAYAHQDIPFELLVEKLQPERSMSYNPLFQVMLALENNESPDLSLPGLEIQWLDVTCPFAKFDLTLLVTECDRQLNCSWEYATDLFEKSTIQRMAEQFEVLLQGIIDRPNQPIKTLPLMTVAELLQLQQWNQTQTDYPLNQTLVDLFEYRVEKNPHHLALVFESQSLTYQQLNQKANQLAHYLIQNYQIQPDTFIGICVERSLEMIIGVLGILKAGAAYVPIEPNYPKERIEFMLEDSGTSVLLTQSFLLDHLPLTELENPLKIVCLDRETFAELTDNPSPQSTPLDLAYAIYTSGSTGRPKGVKIEHRGLVNMTLAVDQVLQIQPQSRLLQFASFSFDASIWEIATALVAGACLYLAKKETLLSTQDLVHFLGDRKISHVTLPPSVLSLLPQATLPDWQIVVTAGEACSTELVTRWAKGRRFFNGYGPTESTVCASIALCEPNGKKPPIGKPLPNTRIYILDAHNQPLPPGIPGELCIAGVGLARGYLNRPETTAEKFICVELFGNTERIYKTGDLARWRTDGNLEYLGRMDDQIKLRGFRIELGEIESILLQYPSVKEAIVTLHKTESNHLIAYVTGITTNLSTQLKNYLKSRLPDYMVPAQIVILDKLPLTPNGKIDRKTLPAPNIGVEGLFEAPRNEVEKQLAQVWSAVLERQEIGIHDRFFDLGGHSLLAMKLLNDIQLVFGQQLSLSSLFQNPTIAQLAQQLCHTQAKQSHPDLLSFQPCHWSLVTTPLFCLPGANGHGFYFQDLAINLGTERPVYGLETPGRDGLSTLPDSVAAHASQLIELLRQQQAKSPYILAGYSSGCAVAFEMASQLEQQGEKVSLLAIFDAGLISHPEYLTHRADIDWIWQSIQRIEALKRVSLGLKYDDLAAEADDQARWDLAAEYLYSHNILPEHSTLSLLKTNMGVMKMLTLNYANYQPHHQISAPIILFRAREVHEILLQELQAISDYDLPDWGWQAYTQKPVKVISVPGNHGQMLYEPNVKILARKLQAVMRDGAITL, encoded by the coding sequence ATGACACAAAAAGAGCACGTAGTTTCTTTAATGCTTCGTTTGCAGAACATAGGCTGCCGAATTTGGGCTGAAGATGATAAATTACGGATTCGTACTAGCAAAAATGTCCTTACTTCCGAGCTGAAGCAGGAGATACAAACTCATAAAGCAGATATATTAGCGTTCCTAAATGCTGCCAAAGCCAAGACTGTCATGGCAGAGGAAATTCCCCTCATTAGCGCTGATACTCCAAAGCCCCTTTCCTTTGCTCAACAACGCCTCTGGCTGTTAGCACAACTCCAAGGGTCATCAGCTACCTACAATATGCCGATCGCTTTACAACTGTTCGGCAACCTCAATATTGATGCTCTGCGCTCTAGTTTGGCTTATCTGCTAAACCGTCATGCCAGTCTTAGAATGTATTTTCCTACAGTAGCCGGACAACCTCAAGTTGTTATCCAAAATTTAGACGCTATCGAAGTTTTAACGATGGAATTGGGGAGTAGGGAGTGGGGAGTAGGGAGTAGGGGGTGGGAAAAAGTTTTCCCAATGCCCAATGCCCAATGCCCAATCCCTAATCCCCAATCCCCAATATCCCACTCCCCACTCCCCACTCCCCACTCCCCAATTCTCCAGCATTTAATCGATGCTCATGCTCGAGAGCCGTTTGACTTAAATACCGGACCTTTGTTTAAAGCAAAACTGCTGCAATTGAAAGAGCAGAAATATGTGTTGCTCGTTAATATGCACCACATTGTCAGTGACGGCTGGTCAATGGGGGTGTTTGTTCGTGAGTTACAGCAAGCTTATACCGCCTTTGCCCGAGGTCAAACCCCAAACCTGACTCCTCTACCCATTCAATACAGCGATTATGCAAACTGGCAACGAAACTGGCTACAAGGGGAGGTATTAGAAAACCAGATCGACTATTGGAAACATCAACTCAAGGATGCAACTTCATTACTGGAATTACCTACCGATTATCCTCGCTCAGCACACCAAAGCTACCGAGGCAAACGCTATCTCTACTCTCTGACGCCGGAATTAAGCGATGCCATTAAAACTTTCAGTCAACAACAAGGAGCAAGCCTGTTTATGACCTTGTTGGCGGCTTTGAGTATTTTGCTTTCTCGTTACAGTCGCCAAAACGATCTTTGTATTGGTTCTCCCATTGCTAACCGCACTCACAGCCAAACAGAATTATTAATTGGCTTTTTTGTCAATACCTTGGTACTGCGTAACCAAATCAAGCCGGAGCAAAGTTTTATTGAGTTCTTGCAACAAACTCGCCAAACCTGTTTAGATGCTTATGCTCATCAAGATATACCCTTTGAACTTCTGGTAGAAAAGTTACAACCAGAGCGCAGCATGAGTTATAACCCCTTATTCCAGGTCATGTTGGCGCTGGAAAATAATGAAAGTCCCGACCTGAGTTTGCCCGGATTAGAGATTCAATGGCTTGATGTAACCTGTCCGTTTGCTAAGTTTGACCTAACACTTCTGGTCACAGAATGCGATCGCCAGTTAAATTGCTCTTGGGAATACGCTACCGATCTCTTTGAGAAGAGTACTATCCAAAGGATGGCGGAACAGTTTGAAGTTTTGCTTCAGGGAATTATCGATCGCCCAAACCAACCTATCAAAACTCTGCCTTTGATGACAGTGGCGGAACTTTTGCAACTACAGCAATGGAATCAAACTCAAACCGATTATCCTCTGAATCAAACTTTAGTCGATCTGTTTGAATATCGAGTTGAAAAAAACCCTCATCATCTTGCTTTGGTATTTGAATCCCAAAGTTTAACTTACCAGCAATTGAATCAAAAAGCCAACCAACTGGCTCATTATCTCATTCAAAATTATCAAATTCAGCCAGATACATTCATTGGTATCTGCGTTGAACGGTCATTAGAAATGATTATTGGTGTACTCGGTATCCTGAAAGCGGGTGCTGCTTATGTGCCGATCGAGCCCAATTATCCCAAAGAGCGTATTGAGTTCATGCTAGAAGATTCTGGGACATCGGTGTTGTTGACCCAAAGTTTCCTACTAGACCACTTACCACTAACTGAACTGGAAAACCCCCTTAAGATCGTTTGTTTAGATCGGGAAACTTTTGCTGAATTAACAGATAATCCCAGTCCTCAAAGTACACCATTAGATTTGGCTTATGCGATCTATACCTCTGGTTCGACGGGAAGACCCAAGGGAGTAAAGATCGAGCATCGAGGACTGGTTAATATGACTTTAGCAGTTGACCAAGTTTTGCAAATTCAACCCCAAAGCCGTTTGCTTCAGTTTGCTTCTTTCAGTTTCGATGCTTCAATTTGGGAAATTGCTACTGCTCTCGTCGCTGGTGCTTGTTTGTATCTTGCTAAAAAAGAAACCTTGTTATCCACTCAAGATTTAGTACACTTTTTAGGCGATCGCAAAATTTCCCATGTCACGTTACCTCCTTCCGTCCTATCCCTATTACCGCAAGCGACATTACCTGATTGGCAAATCGTAGTGACTGCTGGTGAAGCTTGTTCAACAGAATTAGTGACCCGGTGGGCAAAAGGAAGGCGTTTTTTTAATGGCTACGGACCGACAGAATCTACAGTTTGTGCAAGTATCGCTCTTTGTGAACCCAATGGCAAAAAACCGCCCATCGGTAAACCGTTACCCAATACCCGCATCTACATTTTAGATGCTCACAATCAACCGTTACCCCCAGGAATACCAGGGGAATTGTGCATCGCTGGCGTTGGTTTAGCAAGAGGCTATCTCAACCGTCCTGAAACGACCGCCGAAAAATTCATATGTGTTGAATTATTTGGTAACACCGAGCGAATTTACAAAACTGGCGACTTAGCAAGATGGAGGACTGATGGAAACCTTGAATATCTGGGTCGCATGGACGACCAAATTAAACTACGCGGCTTTAGAATTGAACTCGGTGAGATAGAATCAATTTTATTACAATATCCATCAGTTAAAGAAGCAATTGTCACCTTACATAAAACTGAGAGCAATCATTTAATTGCCTACGTAACGGGAATTACCACTAATTTGTCTACCCAATTAAAAAATTATCTTAAATCCCGTCTACCCGATTACATGGTACCTGCTCAGATCGTCATACTGGATAAGTTGCCTTTAACTCCCAATGGTAAAATTGACCGTAAAACTTTACCTGCTCCCAATATTGGGGTTGAAGGCTTATTTGAAGCTCCACGCAATGAAGTTGAAAAACAACTAGCACAGGTATGGTCTGCTGTACTCGAACGTCAAGAAATTGGAATTCACGATCGCTTTTTCGACTTGGGCGGTCATTCTTTATTGGCGATGAAATTGCTCAATGATATTCAACTGGTGTTTGGGCAACAACTTTCCTTAAGCAGTTTATTTCAGAACCCGACAATTGCTCAACTGGCACAACAACTCTGTCATACTCAGGCTAAACAATCCCATCCCGATTTACTGTCTTTCCAACCCTGTCACTGGTCACTGGTCACTACCCCTCTATTTTGTCTTCCTGGCGCAAACGGACACGGCTTCTATTTTCAAGATTTAGCCATCAATCTAGGCACTGAAAGACCAGTGTATGGACTTGAAACTCCAGGAAGAGACGGACTTAGCACACTCCCCGACTCGGTAGCAGCCCATGCAAGTCAGCTCATTGAGTTATTACGCCAACAGCAAGCCAAGAGTCCATACATACTAGCAGGATACTCTTCTGGTTGTGCTGTTGCTTTTGAAATGGCTTCCCAACTGGAACAGCAAGGTGAAAAGGTGAGTTTACTGGCTATTTTTGACGCCGGACTGATTTCTCACCCCGAGTATTTAACTCATAGAGCAGATATTGATTGGATTTGGCAATCCATTCAACGGATTGAAGCCTTAAAGAGAGTTTCTTTAGGACTGAAATACGATGATTTAGCTGCGGAAGCTGATGACCAAGCTCGTTGGGATCTGGCGGCAGAGTATTTATACAGTCATAATATTCTACCAGAACACTCAACCCTGTCTTTACTCAAAACTAATATGGGAGTGATGAAAATGCTGACGCTCAATTACGCAAATTATCAGCCCCATCATCAAATTTCTGCCCCTATTATTTTATTCCGCGCTCGAGAAGTTCATGAGATTCTTTTACAAGAACTCCAAGCTATTTCAGATTACGATTTACCGGATTGGGGATGGCAAGCTTATACTCAAAAGCCTGTGAAGGTCATATCTGTACCTGGAAACCACGGTCAAATGCTTTATGAACCAAATGTAAAAATATTAGCCAGAAAATTACAGGCGGTGATGAGAGATGGAGCAATTACCTTATAA
- a CDS encoding ABC transporter ATP-binding protein/permease has protein sequence MQSPTFLDKTSTKNSSQDFNQFWENVRAIAGPYWYPTEAGGRAFSDVIRSWVMLILLIVLIIALVGVTAFNSFVGRYLLDIIVEEKDLTKFVDALWVYGGALVCVTLLLGFSRFVRKQIALDWYQWLNSHILEKYLDNRSYYKINFKSDVDNPDQRISQEISPLTKNAVSFSATFLEKVLEMIVFLIILWSLSQWVAIVLVAYTIIGNLIAVYLAQELNKINQEELEFEADYTYSLTHVRDHAESIAFFQGEKKELNIIQRRFSNIIQSTKHKINWERTQDIFNRGYQAAIQIFPFIVFGPLQIRGEIDFGEISQASVACNLFATAMAELIREFATSGRFSSYVDRLAELSDALKGVTQQPENVSTIKTLEENRLAFENVTLQTPNYEQVIVEDLSVSVQPGEGLLIVGPSGRGKSSLLRAIAGLWNAGTGRLVRPPLEEVLFLPQRPYIILGTLREQLLYPNTTRQMSDPELEEVLQQVNLQKLLTRIDSFDTEVPWENILSLGEQQRLAFARLIVTHPSFTILDEATSALDLNNESNLYQQLQETKTTFISVGHRESLFNYHQWVLELSQDSSWQLLTVQDYRLQKIKEISTNPPKNPQITEDKEINTNHPETPQITIDVSPQNQSLSQPEVSTISGLSHKEMQRLTGAPINTIRRKASVGKSITAQDGFTYRYNKDPKVLKWVRV, from the coding sequence ATGCAATCTCCAACTTTTCTTGATAAAACTTCAACAAAGAATTCTTCCCAGGATTTTAATCAATTTTGGGAGAATGTCAGAGCGATCGCGGGACCTTACTGGTATCCTACAGAAGCAGGAGGAAGAGCATTTTCTGATGTCATTCGTTCGTGGGTAATGCTCATTCTCCTGATAGTATTAATCATTGCGCTTGTGGGGGTAACTGCCTTTAATAGTTTTGTTGGTCGCTATTTACTCGATATCATCGTTGAAGAAAAAGATTTGACTAAATTTGTTGATGCATTATGGGTTTACGGCGGTGCTCTGGTCTGTGTAACACTTTTATTAGGATTTTCTAGATTCGTTAGAAAACAAATCGCTCTTGATTGGTATCAATGGCTGAATAGTCATATTTTAGAAAAATATTTAGACAATCGTTCTTATTATAAGATAAACTTTAAATCTGATGTTGATAATCCAGATCAACGAATATCCCAAGAAATTTCCCCACTTACCAAAAATGCTGTCAGTTTTTCGGCTACTTTCCTAGAAAAAGTTCTGGAAATGATAGTGTTTTTAATAATTCTCTGGTCTCTTTCCCAATGGGTTGCAATTGTATTGGTTGCTTATACTATCATAGGCAACTTAATTGCTGTTTACTTGGCTCAAGAATTAAATAAAATTAATCAAGAGGAACTCGAATTTGAAGCAGACTATACTTATAGCCTGACCCATGTTCGCGATCATGCTGAATCAATAGCTTTTTTTCAGGGGGAAAAAAAAGAATTAAATATAATTCAGCGAAGATTTAGTAATATTATTCAAAGTACTAAACACAAGATTAATTGGGAGAGAACTCAGGATATTTTTAACAGAGGATATCAGGCGGCTATCCAAATATTTCCATTTATAGTATTCGGACCTTTACAGATTAGAGGTGAAATTGATTTTGGAGAAATTTCTCAAGCCAGTGTAGCTTGTAATCTGTTTGCTACTGCTATGGCAGAATTAATCAGAGAATTTGCAACTTCAGGAAGATTTTCCAGTTATGTCGATCGTTTAGCTGAGTTATCGGATGCGTTGAAAGGTGTTACGCAACAGCCAGAGAACGTGAGTACTATCAAAACATTAGAAGAAAACCGTCTGGCTTTTGAGAATGTCACTTTACAAACGCCAAACTACGAACAGGTCATCGTCGAAGACTTATCTGTGTCTGTTCAACCAGGGGAAGGTTTACTGATTGTCGGACCGAGTGGACGAGGAAAAAGTTCTCTGTTGAGAGCGATCGCTGGTTTGTGGAATGCGGGAACTGGTCGTCTGGTGCGACCTCCTCTAGAAGAAGTCTTATTTTTACCCCAACGTCCTTATATAATTCTGGGAACTTTGCGCGAACAGTTACTCTATCCGAATACAACTCGTCAAATGAGCGACCCTGAACTTGAAGAAGTTTTGCAACAAGTCAACCTACAAAAGTTGCTGACTCGAATCGATAGCTTTGATACAGAAGTCCCTTGGGAGAACATATTATCGCTGGGAGAACAACAACGCTTGGCATTTGCACGACTAATAGTTACTCATCCTAGCTTCACTATATTAGACGAAGCAACGAGTGCTTTAGATTTGAACAATGAAAGCAATTTATATCAACAATTGCAAGAAACGAAAACAACTTTCATCAGTGTTGGACATCGAGAAAGTTTATTTAATTATCATCAATGGGTTTTAGAACTTTCGCAAGATTCCAGTTGGCAACTTCTGACTGTGCAGGATTATCGCCTTCAAAAAATCAAAGAAATTAGTACTAATCCGCCTAAAAACCCTCAAATTACAGAAGACAAAGAAATTAATACTAATCATCCCGAAACCCCTCAAATTACAATAGATGTTTCACCACAAAATCAATCCCTAAGTCAACCAGAAGTAAGCACAATTTCAGGGCTTTCTCATAAGGAAATGCAGAGATTAACAGGCGCTCCCATTAACACTATCAGACGCAAGGCAAGCGTTGGCAAGTCCATCACAGCTCAAGATGGCTTTACCTACCGCTATAACAAAGACCCCAAGGTGTTGAAATGGGTCAGAGTTTAG